One genomic window of Arachis stenosperma cultivar V10309 chromosome 10, arast.V10309.gnm1.PFL2, whole genome shotgun sequence includes the following:
- the LOC130957750 gene encoding uncharacterized protein LOC130957750, whose translation MPVGASSFVHVIAPETVLVASLSFAIHLNRDGDGQIGDNRPFSQLIIVMIGTLVMILIFGEGGESDGVEDVLRDDDDVEPATINEDSNDDLGRSIPVRGGGTSSLETQQYLPHFSTLDLEAMTQQELPNNKEEVVLSVKTYSICRGVEYRVLESNRVKYYGKCKEFINGCTWLIRITLRQQKGSCKVRWYNRPHTCMPTLISSDHRMLDYHVISTFMLPMIRADVAMSIKVLQNVT comes from the exons ATGCCTGTTGGTGCCTCTTCATTTGTGCATGTCATTGCACCTGAGACAGTTTTGGTGGCATCTCTATCCTTCGCAATTCATCTAAACCGTGATGGTGATGGACAAATAGGTGATAATCGACCTTTTAGTCAGCTTATTATTGTGATGATTGGTACTCTTGTTATGATTCTGATTTTCGGAGAAGGTGGAGAATCAGATGGTGTCGAAGATGTACTGCgggatgatgatgatgtggaGCCCGCCACGATTAATGAGGATAGCAATGATGATTTAGGGAGGAGTATTCCAGTTAGGGGTGGAGGAACATCTAGTTTGGAAACTCAACAATACCTCCCGCACTTTTCGACTTTAGACTTGGAAGCCATGACACAGCAGGAGTTACCGAAT AATAAAGAGGAAGTTGTCTTAAGCGTGAAGACTTATAGCATCTGCCGTGGGGTTGAGTACAGAGTGTTGGAATCTAATCGTGTCAAGTACTATGGAAAGTGTAAGGAGTTTATCAATGGTTGCACATGGTTGATTCGGATCACTCTTCGCCAGCAGAAGGGTAGTTGCAAGGTAAGATGGTATAATAGACCTCATACATGTATGCCCACGTTGATATCTAGTGATCACAGGATGCTTGATTATCATGTTATATCTACTTTCATGCTACCTATGATAAGAGCTGATGTTGCCATGTCGATCAAGGTACTACAGAATGTGACATAG